In candidate division WOR-3 bacterium, the genomic window TCTCCGCACAGGTAATTGCCCCCTTATACCCGCGCACCTGGTGAATCCGCTCATCATAGGCAGCCATATTGGCATTTAAGACCTCAAGGGTCAGGGCAGCGGCAATCTCCGATGTCTTGAAAAACCTCTCCGCATCAAAAAGTTCCAATGCACCCCAGCCTGCGGTCATATTGGAGCCATTAATGGTTGCCAGACCATCCCTTGCTTCAAACTCAATCGTCTCAATCCCTGCCGCCTTCATCGCCTCAGCACCGCTCATCCTCTTGCCCTGATAAAATGCCTCGCCCTCACCCAAAAGCACGAGCGCCATCTGGCTCATCGGCGAAAGGTCTCCGCAGGCACCAACCGAGCCCCGGTCAAAAACCACCGGTGTCACCCCTTTATTAAGCATCTCCACCAGCGTCTCCACCACCTTCAGCCTGATACCGGAGTTACCATTACAGAGGACATTGATGCGCGAGCACATCGCCGCCCGCACCACCTCCTCCGGCAAGGGCTCGCCGCAACCCGCAGAATGGGAATAGACCAGATACCGCTGAAACCTCCTCGTCTCTTCAGGTGTTAGGATAACCTCAGAAAGTTCGCCAATCCCGGTGGTAATACCATACATCACCGCCCTTGCCGCAATCCTGTCCTCAACAAACCTGCGACATCTGTTAATCCTTTCCCGGGCAAGGGGAGAAAGTTCCACCCGCTCCTTTTCCCTTGCCACCCTTACCAAATCCTCAATCCTTAAACTCTTGCCATCAAGCGTAACCGCCATCTATTTTCCTCCTTGTTCAATCATCCTCTTGATATGGCTTCCGGGCCAGTAAACCCGCTGACATTTTGGGCAGCGCCGGAACTGGGTGTGAATCTGATAGATGTAAAAAGGAATCGCGGGTCGTGCCTGCTCCCGGCTGATTTTACTCAAAGGCTCATTGCACACCGAGCAGCGGGAGAGAAATCCCCCCTCCACCTCCCTTTTTTCGCTTGGTTTCATCCGCAAAAACTCTCTCA contains:
- the hutH gene encoding histidine ammonia-lyase, giving the protein MAVTLDGKSLRIEDLVRVAREKERVELSPLARERINRCRRFVEDRIAARAVMYGITTGIGELSEVILTPEETRRFQRYLVYSHSAGCGEPLPEEVVRAAMCSRINVLCNGNSGIRLKVVETLVEMLNKGVTPVVFDRGSVGACGDLSPMSQMALVLLGEGEAFYQGKRMSGAEAMKAAGIETIEFEARDGLATINGSNMTAGWGALELFDAERFFKTSEIAAALTLEVLNANMAAYDERIHQVRGYKGAITCAENIRRLTEDSEMLKQPGKKVQDAYSLRSTPQVVGGARDALSWARQMFETELNGVGDNPLFFPDDQAYLTGANFQGTPLALALDLTGSAVTMIAVLSERRTNRLLNRNLSVGLPAFLTKGAGMFSGLMLTQYTQGMLVCENRILSAPASTGSIPAAADQEDFVSMSFTSAIKTSRILENAWYVVAIELLAGAQAVEFRKPLKLGKGTNAAYELIRKTVPKLEEDRPLQYDINRLTELVRSGELLAVVEQVVGPLK
- a CDS encoding Mut7-C RNAse domain-containing protein, translated to MKSADSPRLFCDVMLGKLARRLRLLGVDVRYERGVKGIEAYRRAKAEGRMFLTRHHRFKSMPDVIYINSDKVNEQVEQVREFLRMKPSEKREVEGGFLSRCSVCNEPLSKISREQARPAIPFYIYQIHTQFRRCPKCQRVYWPGSHIKRMIEQGGK